In Felis catus isolate Fca126 chromosome A3, F.catus_Fca126_mat1.0, whole genome shotgun sequence, a single genomic region encodes these proteins:
- the BLCAP gene encoding bladder cancer-associated protein, with translation MYCLQWLLPVLLIPKPLNPALWFSHSMFMGFYLLSFLLERKPCTICALVFLAALFLICYSCWGNCFLYHCSDSPLPESAHDPGVVGT, from the coding sequence ATGTATTGCCTCCAGTGGCTGCTGCCCGTCCTCCTCATCCCCAAGCCCCTCAACCCCGCCCTGTGGTTCAGCCACTCCATGTTCATGGGCTTCTACCTGCTCAGCTTCCTTCTGGAGCGGAAGCCTTGCACGATTTGTGCCTTGGTTTTCCTGGCAGCCCTGTTCCTCATCTGCTATAGCTGCTGGGGAAACTGTTTCCTGTACCACTGCTCTGATTCCCCGCTTCCGGAATCGGCGCACGACCCCGGCGTTGTGGGCACCTAA
- the NNAT gene encoding neuronatin isoform X1, which translates to MAAVAAASAELLIIGWYIFRVLLQVFLECCIYWVGFAFRNPPGTQPIARSEVFRYSLQKLAYTVSRTGRQVLGERRQRAPN; encoded by the exons ATGGCGGCAGTGGCGGCAGCTTCAGCTGAGCTGCTCATCATCGGCTGGTACATTTTCCGCGTGCTACTGCAG GTGTTCCTGGAATGCTGCATTTACTGGGTAGGATTCGCTTTTCGGAATCCTCCAGGGACACAGCCCATTGCGAGAAGTGAG GTGTTCAGGTACTCCCTGCAGAAGCTGGCGTACACGGTGTCGAGGACCGGGCGGCAGGTGTTGGGAGAGCGCCGGCAGCGAGCCCCCAACTGA
- the NNAT gene encoding neuronatin isoform X3 → MAAVAAASAELLIIGWYIFRVLLQVFLECCIYWVGFAFRNPPGTQPIARSVQVLPAEAGVHGVEDRAAGVGRAPAASPQLRPQPPALGGRVTRCSCASRPAWEPVPRRNGGSPVLSRQRSICQGQ, encoded by the exons ATGGCGGCAGTGGCGGCAGCTTCAGCTGAGCTGCTCATCATCGGCTGGTACATTTTCCGCGTGCTACTGCAG GTGTTCCTGGAATGCTGCATTTACTGGGTAGGATTCGCTTTTCGGAATCCTCCAGGGACACAGCCCATTGCGAGAA GTGTTCAGGTACTCCCTGCAGAAGCTGGCGTACACGGTGTCGAGGACCGGGCGGCAGGTGTTGGGAGAGCGCCGGCAGCGAGCCCCCAACTGAGgccccaacccccagccctggGCGGCCGCGTCACCAGGTGCTCCTGTGCTTCTCGGCCAGCATGGGAGCCAGTGCCGCGCAGGAATGGGGGGTCCCCTGTGCTCTCTCGCCAGAGGAGCATTTGCCAAGGTCAGTGA
- the NNAT gene encoding neuronatin isoform X2: MAAVAAASAELLIIGWYIFRVLLQVFRYSLQKLAYTVSRTGRQVLGERRQRAPN; encoded by the exons ATGGCGGCAGTGGCGGCAGCTTCAGCTGAGCTGCTCATCATCGGCTGGTACATTTTCCGCGTGCTACTGCAG GTGTTCAGGTACTCCCTGCAGAAGCTGGCGTACACGGTGTCGAGGACCGGGCGGCAGGTGTTGGGAGAGCGCCGGCAGCGAGCCCCCAACTGA